The Amblyomma americanum isolate KBUSLIRL-KWMA chromosome 3, ASM5285725v1, whole genome shotgun sequence genome window below encodes:
- the LOC144123925 gene encoding G2/mitotic-specific cyclin-B2-like: protein MGMSKKEELCAMEEEIYRAVGSSLDLASPMDFLRRNCNAAKASEQEHLTALNILELCLVDFTMAWMKPSKKAASALYYAMRLHGKQNLWYAIESSLSFL, encoded by the exons ATGGGAATGAGCAAAAAGGAAGAACTGTGCGCCATGGAAGAGGAAATTTACCGGGCTGTCGGTTCGTCCCTGGACCTGGCGTCGCCCATGGATTTTCTTCGTCGTAACTGCAATGCTGCTAAG GCAAGCGAGCAGGAACATCTCACGGCTTTGAACATCCTCGAGTTATGCCTTGTCGACTTCACCATGGCTTGGATGAAGCCCTCCAAGAAGGCCGCATCTGCTCTGTACTACGCCATGCGCTTGCACGGAAAGCAAAACCTGTGGTATGCCATTGAGTCCTCACTATCTTTCCTGTGA